A genomic segment from Patescibacteria group bacterium encodes:
- the uppS gene encoding di-trans,poly-cis-decaprenylcistransferase, protein MSQTSPTTPTHVAVIPDGNRRWAKAKGLETKEGHKAGYQNLLKIADLAFDRGVKYVTGYVFSTENWSRTEEEVGYLMKLVGWVLKEEGKRLHDKGIRINIIGSSEGVDEGLLEGFDKLQKLTRHNSGGTINICFNYGGRRDIVEAVNKLLASGVKSVDESSFGEHLSTAGIPDPDLIIRTSGEQRLSNYLIWESAYSELYFSDVMWPDFNEAEFDAALTEYAKRKRNFGV, encoded by the coding sequence ATGTCGCAAACCAGTCCTACCACACCCACTCATGTCGCTGTAATTCCAGATGGCAATCGCCGCTGGGCCAAGGCTAAAGGGCTCGAAACCAAAGAGGGCCATAAGGCTGGTTACCAAAACCTGCTCAAAATTGCCGACTTGGCCTTTGACCGAGGGGTGAAGTACGTGACCGGCTACGTTTTTTCGACCGAAAACTGGTCTCGCACCGAAGAAGAGGTTGGTTATTTGATGAAATTGGTGGGTTGGGTCCTAAAAGAAGAGGGCAAACGCCTGCACGATAAAGGCATCCGCATTAATATTATTGGCTCCAGCGAAGGGGTTGATGAAGGTCTGCTGGAGGGCTTTGACAAGTTGCAAAAACTTACTCGCCACAACAGCGGCGGCACCATTAATATTTGTTTTAACTACGGTGGGCGCCGCGATATTGTAGAGGCGGTCAACAAGCTGCTGGCCAGCGGGGTAAAGTCGGTTGACGAATCTAGCTTTGGGGAGCACTTATCAACTGCCGGTATTCCCGACCCAGATTTAATTATCCGGACATCGGGAGAGCAGCGCTTAAGCAACTACCTAATTTGGGAGTCGGCCTACAGCGAGCTGTACTTTAGCGATGTAATGTGGCCCGACTTTAATGAGGCTGAGTTTGACGCGGCCTTAACCGAGTACGCCAAACGTAAACGTAACTTTGGCGTATAG
- a CDS encoding ribosome recycling factor, translated as MVTQVVSAADGRMDKAIEHLKDELNSLRTGRAQTSMVENIMVEQWGQQTPLKAVATITTPDAQTITISPWDKNLVAVIEKTIREDQALGLNPASDGNAVRLNVPPMTEERRRQIVKELGNKVEQCNISLRNIRHDVLNEVKKLEKDKQATQDDMKFAEQSLNKKIDQYKQKITDIAKAKEAELMTV; from the coding sequence ATGGTGACACAGGTGGTGAGCGCCGCCGATGGGCGGATGGATAAGGCGATTGAGCATCTTAAAGATGAACTCAACAGTTTGCGAACCGGTCGAGCCCAGACCAGCATGGTCGAAAACATTATGGTGGAGCAGTGGGGTCAGCAGACGCCGCTTAAAGCCGTAGCCACCATCACCACACCTGATGCACAAACCATCACCATTAGCCCGTGGGATAAGAACTTGGTAGCGGTAATCGAAAAGACCATTCGCGAGGACCAGGCTTTGGGTCTTAACCCGGCTAGCGACGGTAACGCTGTGCGCTTGAATGTCCCGCCAATGACCGAGGAGCGCCGCCGCCAGATCGTTAAAGAACTTGGCAACAAGGTGGAGCAGTGTAACATTAGCTTGCGCAACATTCGCCATGACGTGCTTAATGAGGTCAAAAAGCTAGAAAAGGACAAGCAGGCGACTCAGGATGATATGAAGTTTGCCGAACAGTCACTTAACAAAAAGATTGACCAGTACAAGCAAAAAATTACCGATATTGCCAAGGCCAAAGAGGCCGAGCTCATGACGGTTTAA
- the tsf gene encoding translation elongation factor Ts, translated as MSVEVADIKKLRELTGAGMMDAKKALVEAGGDFEAAVTAMRKKGAARVAKRGDREAKEGTIASYVHGGKIGVLVEVNCETDFVARTEDFQEFARNMALQIAAANPQYLDPESVPEAEIAKEKEVFAVDVEGKPAEIADKIIDGKLAKFYESVCLTKQPFIKDGDQTIEQMMTDLSSKLGERIVIRQFKRIELGGEL; from the coding sequence GTGAGCGTAGAAGTAGCCGATATTAAGAAACTGCGAGAGCTAACCGGCGCCGGCATGATGGACGCCAAAAAGGCTTTGGTTGAAGCCGGTGGTGACTTTGAAGCCGCGGTAACCGCCATGCGTAAAAAGGGTGCCGCCCGGGTGGCCAAGCGTGGCGACCGCGAGGCTAAAGAAGGCACCATCGCGAGTTACGTTCACGGTGGCAAGATTGGTGTCCTGGTTGAGGTCAACTGTGAGACCGATTTTGTGGCTCGCACCGAGGACTTTCAGGAGTTTGCTCGCAATATGGCGCTACAGATAGCCGCTGCTAACCCCCAGTACCTGGACCCAGAGAGTGTGCCAGAGGCAGAGATTGCTAAGGAAAAAGAGGTGTTTGCGGTTGACGTTGAAGGCAAGCCAGCCGAGATTGCCGATAAGATTATTGATGGTAAGTTGGCTAAGTTTTACGAAAGTGTTTGTTTAACCAAGCAGCCATTTATTAAGGATGGCGATCAAACCATTGAGCAAATGATGACCGATCTGTCGTCTAAGCTGGGTGAACGAATTGTGATTCGTCAGTTTAAGCGCATTGAGCTAGGCGGGGAGCTGTAA
- the rpsB gene encoding 30S ribosomal protein S2 yields MADQTIKQLLEAGAHFGHQTRRWNPQMRPYIFGARSGIHVIDLTQTAEQLEEAEKAACKIAEDGGSVLFVGTKRQAQAIIKKEAEAAGMPYVTERWLGGLLTNFRTIRSRVERLKELEAGLESGDFAGKYNKKEVLDLTNEKNHLERIFGGIKKMDELPKAVFVVDMTRDHIAIAEARNLGLTVIGVADSNANPDLADYPIAANDDAIKSIQLITGRIAAAVAEGAKLHAQKAPVEDAKEDTKKEGEVK; encoded by the coding sequence ATGGCAGATCAAACTATTAAACAGTTATTGGAAGCTGGTGCTCATTTTGGCCACCAGACTCGTCGTTGGAACCCGCAGATGCGCCCGTACATTTTTGGGGCTCGCAGCGGTATTCACGTTATTGACCTAACTCAGACCGCTGAGCAGCTTGAGGAGGCGGAAAAGGCCGCTTGCAAGATTGCCGAAGACGGCGGCAGCGTGCTATTTGTTGGCACCAAGCGCCAGGCCCAAGCGATTATTAAAAAGGAAGCTGAGGCTGCCGGTATGCCTTATGTAACCGAGCGCTGGCTGGGTGGTCTTTTGACCAACTTCCGTACCATTCGCAGTCGCGTGGAGCGACTTAAGGAGCTTGAAGCTGGCTTGGAGTCGGGTGACTTTGCTGGTAAGTACAACAAGAAAGAGGTCCTGGACCTGACCAACGAAAAGAACCATTTGGAGCGTATTTTTGGCGGTATTAAAAAGATGGACGAGCTGCCAAAGGCGGTCTTTGTGGTCGACATGACGCGTGACCACATTGCCATTGCCGAGGCTCGTAACTTGGGTCTAACCGTGATTGGTGTGGCCGACAGCAACGCCAACCCGGATTTGGCCGACTACCCAATTGCAGCCAACGATGATGCGATCAAGTCGATTCAGTTGATTACCGGCCGAATCGCTGCCGCCGTCGCTGAAGGCGCTAAACTACATGCCCAAAAGGCTCCGGTTGAGGATGCTAAAGAAGATACCAAAAAAGAAGGAGAGGTTAAGTGA
- a CDS encoding N-acetyltransferase, whose amino-acid sequence MTKPKNIARDLHQIPALQKVQVQDDVYLRLVQESDAKRTIEILEADPSIRDRVTVASKMLNEADVVNEIRRGQSKPDILRYTLVQQDNMVGWVNLWQDNGYMSGTPNPTVIGFGYFLDPSMRGRGLVTASIQALMQMAQTSMEITEFVAFCEDSNAPSVKILKKLGFNSTDDTFEEPRNGWVERMWVRPAQ is encoded by the coding sequence ATGACAAAGCCAAAAAATATTGCAAGAGACTTACACCAAATTCCGGCACTACAAAAAGTCCAAGTGCAAGATGATGTCTACCTGAGGTTAGTACAGGAATCTGATGCTAAAAGGACTATTGAAATACTCGAGGCTGATCCGAGCATACGCGACCGTGTCACTGTGGCCTCCAAAATGCTCAACGAGGCAGATGTGGTCAATGAGATTAGGAGAGGCCAAAGTAAGCCTGATATCCTTCGCTACACCCTTGTGCAGCAAGATAATATGGTGGGTTGGGTCAACTTATGGCAGGACAATGGCTACATGTCCGGAACGCCCAACCCAACCGTGATCGGTTTTGGTTATTTTCTCGACCCTTCGATGAGGGGCAGGGGCCTCGTTACCGCTTCAATTCAAGCCTTAATGCAGATGGCTCAGACTAGTATGGAGATAACAGAGTTCGTGGCATTTTGTGAAGATAGTAATGCTCCAAGCGTAAAAATCCTCAAAAAGCTTGGATTTAATTCAACCGATGATACGTTTGAAGAACCCAGAAATGGTTGGGTTGAACGAATGTGGGTGCGGCCGGCTCAATAG
- a CDS encoding 50S ribosomal protein L31, which produces MKTDIHPTLFDTKVHCNGCDTNFTTRATVPEITVEICSNCHPFYTGKQKLVDTAGRVEKFEARRKAAEAKKAASLKAADVKAEREAKKAQKNDPELKEIAEELKDQTIDEPAEVDAPAPEAETEKTDSTES; this is translated from the coding sequence ATGAAAACCGATATTCATCCGACATTATTCGACACCAAGGTGCACTGCAACGGTTGTGATACCAACTTCACTACTCGCGCCACGGTGCCAGAGATCACAGTTGAGATTTGTTCGAACTGTCATCCGTTCTACACCGGCAAGCAAAAGCTGGTGGATACCGCTGGTCGCGTTGAGAAGTTTGAGGCTCGCCGTAAGGCCGCCGAGGCCAAGAAGGCCGCTAGCTTAAAGGCAGCCGATGTTAAGGCTGAGCGTGAGGCCAAAAAGGCTCAAAAGAACGACCCTGAGCTTAAGGAAATTGCCGAGGAGCTCAAGGATCAGACCATTGATGAGCCAGCCGAGGTTGATGCTCCGGCTCCAGAAGCTGAGACCGAAAAGACCGATTCAACCGAATCTTAA
- a CDS encoding peptide chain release factor 1 → MDATEQKTREEYGQLEQKLMDSSLFGTPEYVKAAKRQTELKPLMALYDERRLVEDDLKALEDPEMAELAAGERPGLEARLAEVQDKLKVALVPKDPNDGKNVIIEIRAGAGGDESTLFGAELFRAYSRYAEARGWKVEVDSESPSDVGGYKEIVFEIRGDGVYGDMKYESGVHRVQRVPATESQGRVHTSTITVAVLPEAEETELAINENDLRIDVFRSGGHGGQSVNTTDSAVRITHLPTGTVVTCQDEKSQLKNKQKAMGVLRSRLLAQKLEAEQRENREARLAQIGTGDRSEKIRTYNFPQDRITDHRIGRTQHGLPQFMAGEISGMIEALKAEDLKRALETAGL, encoded by the coding sequence ATGGATGCCACCGAGCAAAAAACCCGCGAGGAGTACGGTCAGCTAGAACAAAAGCTGATGGATAGCTCGTTGTTTGGTACGCCAGAATACGTAAAAGCGGCTAAGCGTCAGACCGAGCTAAAGCCCTTGATGGCGCTGTACGATGAGCGACGGCTGGTTGAGGATGATTTAAAGGCGCTGGAAGATCCAGAGATGGCCGAGCTAGCCGCTGGCGAACGGCCAGGCCTAGAGGCGCGGTTGGCCGAGGTTCAAGACAAGTTAAAGGTAGCTCTGGTGCCCAAAGATCCAAATGACGGCAAAAACGTAATTATTGAGATTAGGGCCGGGGCCGGCGGTGATGAGTCGACCTTGTTTGGCGCTGAGCTTTTTAGGGCTTACAGCCGCTACGCCGAAGCTCGTGGCTGGAAGGTAGAGGTTGATAGCGAAAGCCCCAGTGATGTTGGTGGCTACAAAGAGATTGTGTTTGAGATCCGCGGTGACGGTGTCTATGGCGACATGAAGTACGAGTCGGGCGTGCACCGCGTCCAGCGCGTACCGGCCACCGAATCGCAAGGCCGAGTTCATACCTCGACCATAACCGTTGCGGTACTGCCGGAGGCCGAGGAGACTGAGCTGGCGATCAACGAGAATGATTTGCGCATCGACGTGTTTCGAAGCGGTGGCCACGGTGGCCAGAGCGTTAACACTACCGACTCGGCGGTGCGTATTACTCACCTACCTACCGGCACGGTGGTAACCTGTCAGGACGAAAAGAGTCAGCTTAAAAACAAGCAAAAGGCTATGGGCGTGCTACGCTCTCGCCTGCTGGCCCAAAAGCTTGAGGCCGAGCAGCGCGAAAACCGCGAGGCGCGCCTGGCTCAGATTGGCACCGGCGATCGTAGCGAAAAGATTCGCACCTATAACTTCCCCCAAGACCGCATTACCGATCACCGTATTGGCCGCACCCAGCACGGTCTCCCGCAGTTTATGGCCGGTGAAATTAGCGGCATGATTGAGGCCCTAAAAGCCGAAGATCTTAAACGGGCATTAGAAACTGCAGGCCTGTAA
- the prmC gene encoding peptide chain release factor N(5)-glutamine methyltransferase has protein sequence MTVGQLIEQSVAQLEVAGVTGARLDAQLLIAHAVGRNRAWVMAHPEFELGLDQLELVKDLMQRRAQREPVVHLTNKREFYGLEFYINADVLTPRAETEQMVEWAVKSAPKDSRLIDVGTGSGAIAVAIAKQRPDLKIMATDVTDEALAVARQNIAAHKVQVELVKSDLFESVKGEFDTVVTNLPYLQDDAELMPEVQKEPAVALHGGADGLDLYRRFLQQLPSHLRPGGYLFTECDPWQHAGLIEAAANQQLLLQQEGYFILGFQLAS, from the coding sequence ATGACGGTTGGGCAGCTAATTGAACAAAGCGTTGCGCAGTTAGAGGTCGCCGGGGTTACCGGGGCAAGACTGGACGCCCAGCTGCTAATTGCTCATGCGGTCGGGCGCAACCGCGCCTGGGTGATGGCTCACCCGGAGTTTGAGCTAGGCTTAGATCAGCTAGAGCTAGTAAAAGACTTGATGCAACGACGTGCTCAGCGTGAGCCGGTCGTTCATTTAACAAACAAGCGTGAATTCTACGGTTTAGAGTTTTACATTAACGCCGATGTGCTCACCCCTAGAGCCGAAACCGAACAGATGGTTGAGTGGGCGGTAAAGAGCGCCCCCAAAGACTCCCGCTTAATTGACGTTGGCACCGGTAGTGGCGCGATCGCGGTGGCGATTGCCAAGCAGCGGCCGGACCTCAAGATTATGGCAACCGATGTTACCGACGAGGCTTTGGCGGTGGCGCGGCAAAATATTGCGGCTCACAAAGTTCAGGTTGAGCTGGTTAAATCCGACCTATTTGAATCGGTTAAGGGTGAGTTTGATACGGTGGTAACCAACCTGCCCTACCTGCAAGATGACGCCGAACTGATGCCCGAGGTGCAAAAGGAGCCGGCGGTGGCTCTGCACGGCGGAGCGGACGGCCTTGATCTGTACCGTCGCTTTTTGCAGCAGCTGCCCTCGCACTTACGCCCTGGCGGCTATCTGTTTACCGAATGCGACCCCTGGCAGCACGCCGGCTTAATTGAAGCCGCTGCAAATCAGCAGCTTTTACTGCAGCAAGAGGGTTATTTTATTTTGGGATTTCAGCTCGCGAGCTAA
- a CDS encoding PDZ domain-containing protein encodes MTDTEAKPTKSNPLTPRPFAGRFVLVALICGIIGGSLTTFGLARLVPGLIPVSKQSILLEQSSATIEVAKKVSPSVVSITSESTGFSFFGASQTTQGAGTGVIASSDGLIITNNHVIEGASNLTVFTSEGKEYKDVQVVARDAQNDTAFLRIKASGLKAAELGDSSKIQVGTQVMAIGNALGQFENTVTTGIISGLGRPVAAGDQQGNKVEQLQNLFQTDAAINPGNSGGPLVDLTGKVIGINTAVAGNAQGIGFAIPINQIAAQLETVKTQGKIVKAYIGVRYIPVTKEFAASNDLKVTAGAYLTSSQGQPAIAADSPAAKAGLKEGDIIIKVNNKTIDEDHSLSTLINDYKPGDKVKLTVWRDGQQQTIEVTLGEAPRQ; translated from the coding sequence ATGACAGATACCGAGGCAAAACCAACTAAATCAAATCCGCTAACGCCCCGTCCATTTGCCGGGCGATTTGTACTAGTGGCATTGATCTGCGGCATTATTGGCGGGTCTTTAACCACTTTTGGACTGGCTCGGCTGGTGCCGGGCTTGATTCCTGTTAGCAAACAGTCAATCTTATTAGAACAAAGTTCGGCCACGATCGAGGTGGCAAAAAAGGTCTCACCGAGTGTGGTCTCGATCACCTCGGAATCAACCGGCTTTAGCTTTTTTGGGGCCTCACAAACCACCCAGGGCGCCGGTACTGGGGTTATTGCCAGTTCGGATGGCTTGATCATCACCAACAACCATGTGATTGAAGGTGCCAGTAATCTAACCGTTTTTACCTCGGAAGGTAAGGAGTATAAGGATGTGCAGGTGGTGGCGCGTGACGCCCAAAATGACACTGCCTTTTTACGGATCAAAGCCAGTGGGCTAAAAGCGGCTGAGCTAGGTGACTCATCAAAGATTCAGGTTGGTACGCAGGTTATGGCGATCGGAAACGCGCTTGGGCAGTTTGAAAACACCGTTACCACCGGTATCATTTCGGGCTTAGGGCGCCCGGTGGCTGCCGGTGATCAGCAGGGCAACAAGGTTGAGCAGCTCCAGAATCTTTTTCAAACCGATGCCGCCATTAATCCTGGCAACTCGGGTGGTCCGCTGGTGGATCTGACCGGTAAGGTGATTGGTATCAATACCGCTGTGGCGGGTAATGCCCAGGGTATAGGGTTTGCTATTCCCATCAACCAAATTGCAGCCCAGCTAGAAACGGTTAAAACCCAGGGGAAGATAGTAAAGGCTTACATTGGAGTGCGCTACATACCTGTAACCAAGGAGTTTGCCGCCAGTAACGACCTTAAGGTCACCGCCGGTGCCTACTTAACCAGCAGTCAGGGTCAGCCCGCAATAGCGGCCGACAGTCCCGCCGCTAAGGCCGGATTAAAAGAGGGCGACATTATTATTAAGGTTAACAACAAGACCATTGATGAAGATCACAGTCTCTCAACCTTAATTAACGATTACAAGCCTGGAGATAAGGTTAAGCTGACGGTGTGGCGTGATGGCCAGCAGCAGACAATTGAGGTAACGCTGGGTGAGGCGCCTCGGCAGTAG
- a CDS encoding LytR family transcriptional regulator — protein MAASFYAYAYSLIYWIAMGASSTSFGRRIAGTILDRRQHIGVIIISLVLAVLAMLSVKAVLASQKVVAKPSQGAPALKGQIDPTRLKGEGDGRINILLLGVGGAEHTAGALTDTIMVASIDPIHKDVAMLSIPRDLYVKIPGYGAAKINAAGTYGGPELSKQVVSQILDLPIHYYIQADFGAFKQSVDAVGGVQVNPEKALYDPDYPCDNGRNYCPFSLKPGAQKLNGATALKYVRCRHGVCEGDFGRAARQQEVLLALRHEVLAAKTLTNPIKMSALIDGIGDHVRMDLQLNEVQKLAELLKDAKTDTITTKVLTNEEGGLLVNGSNTFKGAGSILLPRAGSFDYSEIQELVHTIFADGYLKKESPKIEIVNASGRTGLADRLNRQLSAYSYQVVGTTTATQQQPTTQLVDYSNGTKPYTVRYLQQRFKAPVVKGDPAAKPASSADIVIMVGKDYQLPTQP, from the coding sequence ATGGCAGCAAGCTTTTACGCTTACGCTTATAGTTTGATATACTGGATTGCAATGGGAGCATCAAGCACTAGTTTTGGCCGCCGGATCGCCGGCACTATTCTTGATCGCCGTCAGCACATTGGGGTAATTATTATCTCGCTCGTACTGGCGGTTTTAGCTATGCTGAGCGTTAAGGCGGTTTTAGCTAGCCAAAAAGTGGTTGCTAAGCCGAGCCAAGGCGCCCCTGCGCTTAAAGGCCAAATTGACCCAACCCGCCTAAAAGGGGAGGGAGATGGCCGGATTAACATCCTCTTGCTAGGCGTGGGCGGAGCAGAGCACACCGCCGGCGCGCTTACCGACACCATTATGGTGGCCAGCATTGATCCAATCCATAAGGATGTAGCCATGCTGAGCATCCCGCGTGATTTGTACGTTAAAATTCCAGGTTATGGTGCGGCTAAGATTAACGCTGCCGGCACCTATGGTGGTCCGGAGCTGTCAAAACAGGTGGTTAGCCAAATCCTGGACCTGCCAATTCATTACTACATTCAAGCCGATTTTGGGGCCTTTAAGCAGTCGGTTGATGCGGTAGGGGGCGTCCAGGTTAATCCCGAAAAAGCGCTTTATGATCCCGATTATCCCTGCGATAACGGCCGTAATTACTGCCCATTTTCGCTCAAGCCGGGAGCACAAAAACTAAACGGAGCCACCGCCTTAAAGTACGTCCGATGTCGTCATGGAGTATGCGAGGGTGATTTTGGGCGAGCCGCGCGTCAGCAAGAGGTACTCCTCGCTCTGCGCCACGAAGTTTTGGCCGCTAAGACCTTAACCAATCCAATCAAGATGAGCGCTTTAATTGACGGCATTGGCGATCATGTTCGGATGGACTTGCAGCTAAACGAAGTGCAAAAATTAGCAGAGTTATTAAAAGATGCTAAAACCGACACCATAACAACCAAGGTTCTCACCAACGAAGAGGGTGGCCTACTGGTTAATGGCTCTAACACCTTTAAGGGGGCTGGATCGATTCTACTGCCTCGAGCAGGCTCGTTTGACTACAGCGAGATTCAAGAGCTGGTTCATACCATTTTTGCCGATGGCTACCTTAAGAAAGAGTCACCTAAGATTGAGATTGTTAACGCCAGCGGCCGAACCGGTCTGGCCGATCGGCTGAACCGCCAGTTATCGGCCTATAGTTACCAGGTGGTTGGTACAACTACGGCAACTCAGCAGCAACCCACCACTCAGCTGGTTGACTACAGCAATGGCACCAAGCCATATACCGTTAGGTACCTACAGCAGCGCTTTAAAGCGCCGGTGGTTAAGGGGGATCCAGCGGCTAAACCTGCATCTTCGGCAGACATTGTTATAATGGTGGGTAAGGATTATCAACTACCAACACAGCCATGA
- the lepB gene encoding signal peptidase I encodes MLPLQSSISNYKRKRKSLLPSSLIGILGSSNFLIVNPDLNHPNSTTATSGEPTPSLVERIFSHWLVSWVIIPAALIFLLHNFVFSAYHVVGSSMIPNLHDSDYLIISKVGKTVSGLSGQKYTAERGQIVVFHYPKEPQYDFVKRVVGLPGERVVVRDGKITVYNTEHPNGFDPDTTHTTTGSYTQAGPDDEPIDVTVPEGNIFVVGDNRTPNGSTDSREWGFLPSSDIVGNVVLRLYPLNSIKLF; translated from the coding sequence ATGCTCCCATTGCAATCCAGTATATCAAACTATAAGCGTAAGCGTAAAAGCTTGCTGCCATCTAGTTTAATCGGTATACTTGGGTCTAGTAATTTTCTTATTGTGAACCCAGATCTTAACCACCCTAACTCAACCACCGCTACCAGCGGCGAACCGACACCGTCCTTAGTTGAACGGATTTTTTCTCATTGGCTGGTTAGCTGGGTGATTATACCGGCCGCACTCATTTTCCTGCTACACAACTTTGTGTTTAGCGCTTACCACGTGGTTGGCAGCAGCATGATACCCAACCTGCACGACTCTGACTACTTAATCATCTCTAAGGTCGGAAAGACGGTTAGCGGACTGAGCGGTCAAAAGTACACCGCTGAGCGTGGTCAAATCGTGGTCTTCCACTACCCTAAAGAGCCACAATACGACTTTGTTAAGCGGGTGGTTGGATTGCCGGGAGAGCGAGTAGTGGTTAGAGATGGCAAGATCACCGTTTATAATACCGAACACCCAAATGGTTTTGATCCCGACACCACTCACACCACTACCGGCAGCTACACTCAGGCCGGACCGGACGATGAGCCGATTGACGTCACGGTGCCAGAAGGCAACATTTTTGTGGTTGGCGACAATCGTACACCCAATGGCTCCACCGACTCACGCGAATGGGGCTTTTTACCTAGCAGCGATATCGTGGGTAACGTGGTGCTTCGACTCTACCCGCTTAACTCAATTAAACTGTTTTAA
- a CDS encoding ParB/RepB/Spo0J family partition protein, with protein MSKPRGLGRGLDSLIPTKLEPTGVEPAESGAIATSSAANLGEAVQLIKVEQIDPNPHQPRTQFDQAELEALASSIKEHGVLQPLVVSQDGDRYQLIAGERRLRASKLAGQATAPVIVRSFGEQQKLELALIENVQRANLNPLEAAVAYKKLMDEFNLSLDQVAKRVGRAKSTISNQLRLLQLPEAALQALAAGKISEAHGRAILAVNPDEREGLLKAIIDQGLSVRQAEALAQQANAPTAPQSVHKSPASNSITVSADTIKAVSQRLGVSVRAKAGAKGGSLVLSYRDQAELDQLLQKLKTV; from the coding sequence ATGAGTAAACCACGCGGTTTAGGGCGAGGCTTAGATTCGCTGATACCCACCAAATTGGAGCCCACGGGGGTAGAGCCAGCCGAGTCGGGCGCAATCGCCACTAGTTCAGCCGCCAACTTAGGTGAAGCCGTTCAGCTAATTAAGGTTGAGCAAATTGACCCCAACCCACATCAACCTCGAACCCAGTTTGATCAAGCCGAGCTGGAGGCTTTGGCGAGCTCAATTAAAGAGCACGGCGTGTTACAGCCGCTGGTTGTCAGCCAAGACGGTGACCGCTACCAGTTGATTGCTGGCGAGCGACGACTGAGGGCTAGTAAGCTGGCCGGTCAAGCCACCGCACCGGTAATAGTGCGAAGTTTTGGTGAACAGCAAAAGCTAGAGCTGGCCTTGATCGAAAACGTCCAGCGCGCCAACCTCAACCCGCTTGAGGCGGCGGTGGCCTACAAGAAGCTAATGGACGAGTTTAATCTGTCGCTAGACCAGGTAGCCAAGCGGGTGGGTCGAGCCAAATCAACGATTTCGAACCAGCTGCGCTTACTGCAACTTCCCGAAGCGGCCTTGCAGGCATTAGCTGCCGGCAAGATATCGGAGGCTCATGGTCGTGCCATTCTGGCCGTGAACCCAGACGAACGGGAAGGCCTACTGAAAGCAATTATCGACCAGGGTCTGAGCGTCCGCCAGGCTGAGGCGCTAGCGCAGCAGGCTAATGCCCCTACCGCCCCTCAATCCGTTCACAAGAGCCCAGCTTCAAACTCAATTACAGTCTCTGCCGACACCATTAAGGCGGTGTCGCAGCGTTTAGGTGTTTCGGTACGAGCTAAAGCCGGCGCCAAGGGCGGAAGCCTGGTACTGAGTTATCGCGATCAAGCCGAGCTTGATCAATTATTGCAAAAACTTAAAACAGTTTAA
- a CDS encoding ParA family protein — protein MAHVIAIANQKGGVGKTTTTINLAAFLAKGSARVMVVDLDPQGNTTSGLGVDKSMVDTSLYDVLTGDVHPHEAALRTNYNGVVVLPAAPVLAAAEVELVDTKQREFKLRQALQDLPYDYILIDCPPSLGLLTVNGLTAADSLIIPVQAEFYALEGLGQLIQTVQRVRQALNPELDLMGVVLTMHNGRTTLSAQVHQEVKRHFPDKVFDTIIPRNVRLAEAPSYGQPISHYDKWSKGARSYNALAKEVTKRAKAQAKTKKGAAEAAKKKVAA, from the coding sequence GTGGCACACGTTATCGCGATAGCTAACCAAAAAGGGGGAGTCGGAAAGACCACCACCACCATTAATTTGGCTGCATTTTTAGCCAAAGGTTCGGCGCGAGTAATGGTGGTCGATCTGGACCCTCAGGGTAACACCACCAGCGGTCTGGGCGTGGATAAGAGTATGGTCGACACCAGTTTATATGACGTGCTGACCGGTGATGTTCACCCCCACGAAGCCGCTCTGCGCACCAACTACAACGGCGTCGTGGTGCTGCCTGCCGCCCCAGTTTTAGCGGCCGCCGAGGTAGAGCTGGTCGACACCAAGCAGCGCGAGTTTAAGCTGCGGCAAGCGCTCCAGGATCTACCATACGACTACATTTTAATTGATTGCCCGCCATCGCTCGGGTTGTTGACCGTTAATGGCCTAACCGCCGCCGACTCGCTTATTATCCCGGTCCAGGCCGAGTTTTACGCTCTTGAAGGTCTTGGCCAGCTAATTCAGACCGTTCAGCGAGTGCGCCAGGCGCTCAACCCAGAACTAGATTTAATGGGGGTGGTTTTGACCATGCATAACGGTCGTACCACTCTAAGTGCACAGGTGCACCAAGAGGTTAAGCGTCATTTTCCCGACAAGGTTTTTGACACCATTATCCCTCGTAACGTTCGCTTAGCTGAGGCTCCCAGCTACGGTCAGCCAATCAGCCACTACGACAAATGGAGTAAGGGTGCTCGTAGCTACAACGCTCTCGCCAAAGAGGTGACCAAGCGAGCCAAGGCTCAGGCTAAGACCAAAAAGGGCGCCGCTGAGGCTGCTAAAAAGAAGGTGGCAGCATGA